In Bacteroidota bacterium, one genomic interval encodes:
- a CDS encoding glycosyltransferase family 39 protein — protein sequence MLALGALLLITIVIYWSSLKNGLTTMDDSDYIINNPAIKNLSWSSIGNIFSSFYMANYHPLVTLVWAIIYKYSAATPQSYHLVSLLFHLVNIYLVYRFVRLLSNSEYKSLAVALLFAIHPLNVESVAWASELKNLMFACFALLSLIYYTKYSNKPENVRPLVIAGVFFLLSLLSKSAAVVLPLAWFSVDIYTGRKTSTKYFIEKLPFLLISVLFGILAILSQQVVIHSSFTPEFAWFNRVFFAFYSIGYYIAALFAPVHLSAIHFYPEQGATLPIIYYIAVPLVLAMFVGLWFLKKYRKLLLFGLMFYIVNLLMVLQLVPFGQAVVAERYAYLPMIGLLYILITVAGDAIQRFESQRKNAAILSVACLFFVSGFFIYLTTARVYVWKNSQTLFNDFAAKYPDRAFSHFAVANALGSSGDFRGAMDEYKKAEQIKPGIDIYNNRGSLKLSVHDFPGAIIDYSKAIEIDSTQPTIYFNRGMSRLSLNDFQGAAADFKKAMDLKARFIDAITTAAYCYFRMEKLTDAVALYSLAYYYEPKSTIIPFNIATIYQKLGDRTSACEFYHTAAERGYMASIDSVSSYCSK from the coding sequence ATGTTAGCGTTAGGTGCACTGTTGCTGATAACAATTGTTATCTACTGGAGCTCGCTGAAAAATGGTTTGACAACCATGGATGACTCCGATTATATAATAAATAATCCCGCCATAAAAAATCTGTCATGGAGCAGCATTGGGAATATATTTTCTTCATTTTATATGGCAAATTATCACCCGCTGGTTACGCTGGTTTGGGCTATTATATATAAGTATTCAGCCGCAACACCACAGTCGTACCACCTTGTCAGCCTGTTGTTCCATTTAGTGAATATCTACCTCGTATATCGTTTTGTACGGCTGCTGTCAAACAGTGAATACAAATCACTGGCCGTTGCGCTGCTTTTTGCCATTCACCCGCTCAATGTAGAATCTGTTGCCTGGGCCTCAGAGCTGAAAAACTTAATGTTTGCCTGTTTTGCCCTGCTCTCACTTATTTATTACACGAAATACTCAAACAAACCGGAGAATGTCCGCCCGCTGGTAATTGCCGGAGTATTCTTTCTGTTGTCATTACTTTCAAAATCAGCCGCCGTAGTGCTTCCTCTTGCCTGGTTCTCAGTTGATATATACACGGGACGAAAAACATCTACCAAATATTTTATTGAAAAGCTTCCGTTCTTATTGATTTCAGTGCTCTTTGGCATTCTTGCAATCCTATCTCAACAGGTTGTGATACACAGTTCCTTTACACCTGAATTTGCATGGTTTAACAGGGTTTTCTTTGCCTTCTACAGTATAGGGTATTATATAGCAGCACTTTTTGCGCCGGTTCATTTATCTGCCATACACTTTTATCCTGAGCAGGGCGCAACCCTCCCTATTATTTATTATATCGCAGTTCCCTTGGTATTAGCAATGTTCGTTGGCTTATGGTTTTTAAAAAAATACAGAAAGCTACTTCTTTTTGGCCTGATGTTTTATATCGTAAATCTTTTGATGGTGCTGCAATTGGTACCCTTTGGACAGGCTGTAGTTGCTGAACGGTATGCTTATCTTCCTATGATTGGACTATTGTATATTCTTATAACTGTTGCAGGTGATGCCATACAGAGATTCGAAAGCCAAAGAAAAAACGCAGCTATATTATCAGTTGCCTGTTTATTTTTCGTGTCAGGTTTTTTTATCTATCTGACAACGGCCAGAGTGTATGTTTGGAAGAATAGCCAGACGCTGTTTAATGATTTTGCGGCAAAATATCCAGATCGTGCATTTAGCCATTTTGCTGTTGCCAATGCACTGGGGAGTTCCGGGGACTTCAGGGGTGCCATGGATGAATACAAAAAAGCAGAACAAATTAAACCAGGAATAGATATTTACAATAACCGCGGGTCGCTGAAACTGTCAGTGCATGATTTTCCCGGCGCTATTATAGATTATTCAAAAGCGATTGAAATTGATTCAACACAGCCAACCATTTACTTTAACCGCGGCATGAGCCGGCTTTCATTAAATGATTTTCAGGGCGCAGCAGCGGATTTTAAAAAAGCAATGGATTTAAAAGCGCGATTCATTGACGCAATTACTACTGCAGCCTATTGTTATTTCAGGATGGAAAAGCTCACAGACGCCGTGGCACTTTATTCTCTGGCATATTACTATGAACCGAAGAGCACCATTATTCCATTTAATATTGCAACCATCTATCAAAAGCTGGGCGACAGAACTTCGGCATGTGAATTCTATCATACAGCTGCGGAAAGAGGATATATGGCTTCTATTGATTCGGTGAGCAGTTATTGTTCTAAATAG